ATGACCATACCTCCTTGACCCGATCCAACTCGCTTTGCGGAATCACCAGAGAGTGGCACCGCAGGACATCATACACATTCAACTCCTCAGGACGCAGGACCGTCACATTTGAAAGGTTCTTCCCGGCCTGCACGACGTGGGAATTTTGATCAGCCACCACCAACAAAACAGTCCCAACAACACCCAATTGGGCCAATGCGGATGCGAGCAATTTAGTTTTAGCTTCAGCGATACTAAATTCAGAGACAACAATAACTCCACCCTCCGCAACCTTGGCCGACAGAACACTTTGAATGGCAGCGCGGTATTTCTTCTTGGGCATCGCCAATGCGTAACTTCTCGGCTTCGGACCAAAGACCGTACCTCCGTGCCGCCACACCGGCGAGCGAAGAGATCCAGCACGGGCGCGCCCGGTGTGCTTTTGCTTCCAGGGCTTTTTCCCGGAACCACTCACTTCCCCGCGACGCAGCGTCGAAGCCGTTCCCTGACGACCACATGCCCGCTGCATGACCACAGCCTCATGAACGAGGGTGCCGTGGGGCTTACAGCCGAATACTTCGTTCGGCAAGTCAACACTTCCTACCTTCTTCTTCTGTCCATTGACGACATCAACGATCGGCATAGATCAACTCTTCTTCGACTTCCGCACAACCAGCAGCCCATTGATACCACCTGGCACTGCTCCGCGGACGAACAACAGGTTTTCATCTGGACGAGCTTCAACGACCTTTAACCGCTGAACCGTGACTCGCTCATCCCCCATATGACCAGGCAAGGCCTTGTTTTTCCACACACGGGATGGGTACGAGCTCGCACCGATTGATCCCGGAGCGCGGTGAAACATGGACCCGTGAGTCTCAGGGCCGCCGGCATAATTGTGTCGACGCACAACGCCCTGGAACCCCTTCCCCTTTGACACGCCGACCACGTCGACCCAATCACCCTTTTTAAAAATATCGACCTTGACAGTAGCGCCAACCGTCACGTCGCCCACCTTTGGAAACTCTCGCAACCAACGACTGGCCGGCGCTTGATGCTTCTTGAGGTGGCCGAGTTCGGCACGGGACAACCGATCATCCTTCACATCC
This Nitrospira sp. DNA region includes the following protein-coding sequences:
- the rplD gene encoding 50S ribosomal protein L4 — translated: MPIVDVVNGQKKKVGSVDLPNEVFGCKPHGTLVHEAVVMQRACGRQGTASTLRRGEVSGSGKKPWKQKHTGRARAGSLRSPVWRHGGTVFGPKPRSYALAMPKKKYRAAIQSVLSAKVAEGGVIVVSEFSIAEAKTKLLASALAQLGVVGTVLLVVADQNSHVVQAGKNLSNVTVLRPEELNVYDVLRCHSLVIPQSELDRVKEVWS
- the rplC gene encoding 50S ribosomal protein L3, with amino-acid sequence MTNGLLGKKLGMTQIYDESVLAPVTVIEAGPCRVVSLKTKERDGYEAVQLSFGDVKDDRLSRAELGHLKKHQAPASRWLREFPKVGDVTVGATVKVDIFKKGDWVDVVGVSKGKGFQGVVRRHNYAGGPETHGSMFHRAPGSIGASSYPSRVWKNKALPGHMGDERVTVQRLKVVEARPDENLLFVRGAVPGGINGLLVVRKSKKS